Proteins encoded in a region of the Shewanella polaris genome:
- the rluB gene encoding 23S rRNA pseudouridine(2605) synthase RluB, with amino-acid sequence MSEKLQKVLARAGHGSRREMEAWIAAGRVSVDGEIAGLGDRVEVDAKIRIDGRAISLKSADDIICRVLAYHKPEGEICSRKDPEGRTTVFERLPKVRDARWVAVGRLDINTSGLLLFTCDGELANRLMHPSNEVEREYAVRTFGEVPEAAVQRLRTGVTLEDGPAQFDSIKAAGGEGINQWWHVTLREGRNREVRRLWESQEIQVSRLIRVRYGQVELPKTLPRGGWIELPIDQVNYLRQLAGLEPETRSVLGTDKHSVARSKVKSAKIRRAVHKHKVVGKHGKPTRQRT; translated from the coding sequence ATGAGTGAAAAATTGCAGAAAGTCTTGGCCCGTGCAGGCCATGGCTCCCGTCGTGAGATGGAGGCATGGATTGCTGCAGGCCGAGTTAGTGTTGACGGTGAAATTGCTGGTTTAGGTGATCGTGTTGAGGTTGATGCCAAAATACGTATTGATGGCCGAGCTATTTCATTAAAATCAGCTGACGACATTATTTGTCGTGTACTGGCATACCATAAACCTGAAGGCGAAATTTGTTCGCGCAAAGATCCTGAAGGTCGTACTACCGTATTTGAACGTTTACCTAAAGTGCGCGATGCTCGTTGGGTTGCGGTAGGACGTTTAGATATCAATACTTCAGGCTTACTATTATTTACCTGTGATGGTGAATTAGCTAACCGTTTAATGCATCCTTCAAATGAAGTAGAGCGTGAATACGCTGTGCGTACTTTTGGTGAAGTGCCAGAAGCCGCAGTACAGCGTTTACGTACCGGTGTGACGTTGGAAGATGGTCCCGCACAGTTTGATAGCATTAAAGCTGCAGGTGGCGAAGGCATAAACCAATGGTGGCATGTTACCCTTCGTGAAGGACGTAATCGTGAAGTACGTCGTTTGTGGGAATCACAAGAAATCCAAGTCAGTCGTTTGATCCGCGTGCGTTATGGCCAAGTTGAATTGCCAAAAACATTACCACGAGGTGGTTGGATTGAACTGCCTATTGACCAAGTTAACTACTTACGTCAACTTGCTGGGTTAGAACCTGAAACTCGTTCAGTTTTAGGTACAGACAAACACAGTGTTGCTCGTTCTAAAGTTAAAAGTGCTAAAATCCGCCGTGCTGTTCATAAGCATAAAGTGGTTGGTAAGCATGGTAAACCGACTCGTCAACGTACCTAA